The genomic DNA TCGTACTTCCTGCTCGAATTGTACTTTTGACAGGCCCCGGATTTTTTTTCGAAGATAGATATCGGGCTTGGTATTGAAAAAAACGAGGAGCTTCTTGGTTTTCTGTAAACCATATCGTTTGAGCCATCGTTCCACCATCCAGAGTGGTTGGGAAAATTCAACCGATAATCTTTCAACCACATTTTTAGGATCGGGAAGAGGCGGTTTTCTTCTCTGGGCAATCAGATTTCTTAAAAGAGCGTTTATCAGGCCCGAATATTTCCGGGTTGCAAAATTACGTTTTGACGCCTTTACAGCTTCGTTAACTGCCGCATGGTCGGGCACCCTGTCCATATACAAAATCTGATAGGCCCCGATACGGAGAATATTCATCAAATCGACATTGCTCTGAAGAGGTTTGGCTTCCATGAAATGGACAATCGCATAGTCGAGTGAACGCATGTTCCGAAAGATGCCGAAGGTCAGTTCATAGATAAATCGACGGTCACGGTGGTCGGTGATGTCTTTCATTTTTTCGGCAATCAAAACGTCGAGATTGCCCTGGTATTTTGTAAAATCCTCAAGAATTGAATAGACTATCTGTCGCGGTTTCATTGAAATTTCTGTCCCGTCGTAAGAGTTCTTCCCTGTAAAAAAGCATGAGCGCTCATCCGTTTTTTCCCTTCGGGTTTGAGTTCGAGTATATTCAGGGAACTTTCCTTGCACTGAACGGCAAATCCATCCTGCGATATTGCACAGATTATTCCCGGGGGAAATGCGGTTGTAGTAGAGGAGGGGAGCGCCCATTCGATATTTATTTTTTTATTATTAAAACTGGTATACACTCCCGGAAAGGGCTTAAACGCCCTGATCATATTAAAAATTTCATGGGCAGGTCTATTCCAGTCGATCCGACCTTCTTCCTTTTTCAGTTTAGGTGCAGGAGAAACTTTGGCGGGGTCCTGTTTCCGGTAGTGGACCGTTCCCTTTTCCAACTGTTCCACCGATTCGATGAGTGCTGACGCCCCCAGGTGCTGCAGACGTTTGTAAAGCTGAGGTGTGGTTTCAGTTGCGTCGATAGGAGTACCTTTTTGCATGAGTATATTGCCGGTATCGATACCGACATCGATTCGGAATACCGTGACACCGGTTTCTGTTTCGCCTGCCTGAATTGCCCGCTGAATCGGTGCAGCGCCTCGATAACGCGGCAGAAGTGATGCATGAATGTTAATTGTGCCCAGCGGAGGAATCGAAAAAATCTTTTTCGGCAAAATCCTGAATGCAACAACGATAAAGAGCTCAGCCTGCAATCTCGACAGATTCTCCGCCAGTTCGTCGCCTTTGAGATCCTCCGGGGTAAAAACCGGGGAGATTCCATGCTCTTCGGCATAACGTTCCACCGGGGATTTCATAAGTGAAAGACCCCGTCCTTTGGGACGCGGGGGAGTTGTTACTATTCCTGCAATGTCATGCCCCGAATCTCTCAGCTTTTCCAACGCGGGAATTCCGAAATCGGCAGAACCAAGAAAAATAATTTTCATTGATGGACAACTCCTGCAATAAGCGGACGAGATAATCGAATGTATTATGAGAAAGGTCAAAATAATTCACGGAATGACTGTCGTGATTCTGTTACCTGATATGCGGTCATAAGGAAATGGGTTATGAGGGGTATTTTATAGTTAAATTAGCTTTATATGATCATTTCCAGGCCTCCTAAAACACATGTTAAATTGCTTTTAAAACATTCCACGACTTAATTTATAAAGAAAGATACAACTATTCCACTGAATTTACGTTACATAGAGCGTTTCCCGGTTAATCTCAAATTCTCAATCCAGGATGAGTTTCTCCGGATGCCTGATCTATATAAAGGAAAGGTTATTTTTTATGGCTACTAATTACACTCCCCGTGAGCAAATCGATATGCTTTGCAGATTTTGCAAACGTGTTTATCCTGCGCAGCTCGAACGAAGCATTGCCGGAAACGGGAGAACAATCGATAAAGAATCCACATTCGAATATTGTTGCTCAAAATGTCAGAAAACATTCTGCTATTACGGCAAAGACCTTATAGAAGATAAGCAAAACGGTGAAGAAGTTGAACAAGCCGAGAGCCGTTCCTACTCTCCAAAAGAACATTATTTCATTGGTGAAACAATCTACCACGACAAATTTGATGAGAGCGGACGGATTGTGGGCAAAGATATTGGGGCTACCAACAGAATTGTTGTCCAGTTCGAGAAAAGCGGTTTGAAAAGGCTGGTGGAAGATCTCTCTAAATAAGGAAAATTTGTACAAGCTTTAAGAGCGCATAAAATTTTAAAAGCCGTCTTTCGAGACGGCTTTTTTTATGTGATTTTGTAAAAATTCTGGTTAAAAGCTGAGAATGCTGGAAAGAGAGAATCCGGGGCTTAACCCATGAGTTCGCACCTGAAATGCTGCATCAACCGCTACATCCACAGAGCTTATCGGCGCATTGACTCCAATGCCGAGATTTACTGCCGACCAGTTGGTTTTCAGATATTCTTCTTCAGACTTGCCGACAAACTCCCGAATTTTTTCTTCAATATCCCGTGAAGAAAAACGAAACCCACCCCGGATAAAGAAAGATTCTTTATACACATCAATTTCGGCGCCGGTGTGGATATTCAGGTAATCATCGTACGGTTGGGCTGCATCAAGGGCTAGGCGGAGTCGGGGGAGGTTTTTGAGGTTATAGGAAATACCGATAACTGCAGCAAAGGGAAGAAGGAGGCCGTCGGTCTCCTCCGAGTATCCATCCCTGACAAACCCGAGATTCTGTATCGCCGAACCCAGGATCAGGCGGGAATTTAAAAGACGGTATTGGAAACCGAGGTCAAATGCATAGCCGTCGGCAGCATAGTACTCACCATCCGTACTGCCCAGGCGGTCGTAGATACCCTTGGCTATTACGCCAACTGAAAGATCGTTAAGAACCGTTTTCGACCAGGCTACCTGGCCGGCAACCGAGTAAGGTTTCCATTCATTGCCGGTTATATGCTTGTTTGCATCAACCTCTTGGATCGATCCATAGAGGGTGAGGAGCATATTCACACCGATAACCCCCATGTTGCCGACAGGCATGGCATAGGCGAATGCATTGCCCCGCACGCCGATCATCACGGGTTCATAGCCCCCCATGACCTGGTGTTTTTCGATAAAACCCAATGATGCGGGATTGGACAAAAAACCATAGATATTGTTGGGCATTGCAACCGATGCGCCTCCCATGGCTATTGCCCGCGAATCATAACCAAGGTTAAGAAAGGGAAAGGCTGTTGTTCCCGAACGGTGGTGGATATTATCTTCTGCAGATAACAATCCTGCGAATAAAACAACGGCAATACAACAGTAACGCTTCTTCATTTATCCCTGCCTCTGCGGTACCAAAGCCTCATGATGCATCGATATAGTGAGGTGATCATATTTTAATTTAAAATAATTGTTGTCATCAGCGATAAATTGAATCTGTTCTGGTATGCCATCTTTGTAATCTGCATAAAGTAATTGCCACGTATCAGTGGTGGAACTTTGAATGGTAAGTGATTGTGCCTTTCTGAAATCGTGCGATACTTTTCCTTCAAGCATAACCGAGTCGGTCTTCCAGGAACAGAAATACGACCGCCTCTGTTTCCAAACAGAATCGGGTAATGTATTCGTAACATTGCTGAAAATATTGTTTCCAGTAATAATACGTTTAAACTGTCCAAATGTGAATGGATAATTTAAGAAAATGCCGGGGATACGGATTTGATGGCTGTCACTGTAGCGAAATGCATGCTGATTGTATTCAATGATCGATTCGGAAGTATCTCCGGTTATTGAGGCAAGATGATTACCGAAAATAGTGTAAAAATCACAGGAAAAATCACCGGAACTGTCACGCAGAACATCAATTCTGATTTTATGCGACTCGCCGTTTACGGATATGATCATTTCTCCGGAGCCCCGGAGGCTTCTGATTTCATTTGGTGTTGAAAAGAGTGTTTTGCATGTTGCAATTGCCGTTTCTGTATCGACGGGCGGGGGAGGAGTACAGGAAAAATAAAAAGTGAGTAATATTCCTGCAAAGCACCAGCGTCCGAGTGTTTGAAAGGAGAATGAGCCGGTCACGGTATAATCCTGATACGCCTTATCGCTGAGCATTATTTGTGGAGAGTTTTTTTTCCAGTTCTTCGATTTTCTTCTGAATTTTTTCTACTTCCTCAGGATTAAGCTCCAGACACTCCCTATACGATTCGAGTGCTTTGCGATACTCATTCCTTTTAGCGTGGATATCGGCCAGATGTTCGTAAATCACCGGGTCATCATCGATATACTCAAGTGCCTTGGTGATATATTTGAGAGCTTTATCATAGTGGCCTTTTTTATAAAACATCCATGCATAAGAATCGAGGTAGGCGCCATTTTCAGGTTCCTTTTCAAGGGCTGTTTCCAATAATTTTTCGGCCGAATCGAGTTTCATATCATTTTCGGCCCACATATAGCCAAGATAGTTGGATGCTGCCGGGTCCTGAGGCTTGAGCTGTAATACTTTTTTAAACATTTCGGCTGCGGCATCAATTTTACCCATTCTTTCCAGAGAACTGCCCAATTCAAAATAACCATGACTGTCGCTACTGTCCAAACTGATTGCTTTTTCTAAAACCGGAACGGCTTCTTCATATTCTTCGCGCATATTGTATACATACCCGAGCATTCTCCAGGAAGCGCTGAATTCGGGAAGAGCTTTTGTAAAGCGCCGGGCCACCGAAAGTGCCTGGTTCCATTCCTTCTCTTTTATGGTCAGGTAGCACATTTGACGCCAGGCTTCATCGTATTGAGGCTGAAGGGCAATGGCTTTTTCATATTCCATTCGGGCAAGATCGTTTTTATCCTGAGCGGCAGCAACAAGACCGAAATAGAAATGCAGTTCGTGATCATTGATGCCGATTTCGAGCAGCTTGCGTATGATTCTTTCGGATTCGGCATACTGTTCGTTATAATAATAGAGGAGCGACAGGGTTTTTCCGTATATCGACCCGATCGGAGAGCCGTTATAGAGCTTTTCGTAGTATCTGATTGCATCAGGATACTTGCCTTTGCCGATATGAATCTGCCCGAGATTTCTGGCAGCATTCTCGTAGGTGGAATCAACAATAAGTGCGGTCTTGAAAAAGTCGATTGCCAGGGCTGTATCACCTTTGAGTATATTGACAAGGCCAAGGCCGTTGAGAATATCGGGCTTTTTTTCAAACCGCTTATCAAGCTCAATATACAGGCTTTCGGCTGCAGCGTAATTTTCTTCTTTTAAATAGAGGGCGCCAATCTTCAGACCGGTAGCCATGGCATCGGGATTATTCTTTAAAAAACGGGAATAATGCTTAATTGCCTTGGGTGTTCCGCCGGGAATGTTTTCGTACATGAGGGCCAGAGAATAGAGCTCTTTGTCGGTTTTGACGGTAAGGGCATCGAGCGTTTCTATTGCACGATGAAATTGCCCAAGGCCGATATAGATTCGCGTAAGAATGCGTTTTTCTTTTTCGGAGAGACGGCTCAATTTTCGATCGCCCTTCAGCAACAGCAGCGCTTTGGTGAATTTTGACGACTCGATATATTTCCTAATGAGAATGTCTTTGAGTATAGCCGATTGAGGATCGAGTTCGTAGGCCATTTCGTAGAAACGTTCGGCCAACATGGTCAGACCTCTGCGGTCATAATCCCGAGCTTTAACAAAGTAGGATTCGGCTCTGAAACGGGCCAGGTCCTTATGGGTATGTTTGCGGACCGGCCGGACTACAGGGAATTTATGACGATACGAACACGAATTGAATGTTGTAAGTAAAAAAGAAAATATTAAAAAGAGTATGATGCGTCGAGACAATATACACTGCCCTTCTTATTCGGTTTATAGATATGGCACACAAACAGTGTGACTGGTGAATTTGTACCAAACAGCTGTTTGCAGACCTTCCCTGCTATTAATATAAAATAAAACGCGGTATATATTTTTTTTTGTACAAATAATATATGCTCAATCCGACTTTTGCGGATATGAGCAAACACATGTTTCTACCGTAAACTTCGTGTATTAAATCGGCAATATTTAAGTACACCCTTATTTTTTTGTTGAAACGACCAGATTAATGGTTTTTTCAAAGGGTACAGTAGATCCCGGAGCTGCCGATTGAGAGATAATGGTACCCGGACGGGATGTCGCACTCTGTTTCGCTTCAACTTCTCCGACTTTAAGACCGGCTTCTCTAATCTTTTCTTTTGCCGATGAAAGCAGATCCCCGATAATATTCGGAACTTCGGCATGAGTAGGCATGGGGCCTTTGGATATCGAAATATCAACAGGAAGTTCTCTTGATATTTTTGTGCCCGGATCCGGTGATATGGAAATCACATGGTCTTGAGGGATTCTGTTTGAATAATACCTGGTGACAGTTCCTATCGTGAATCCCGCTTCTCTGAGCCGGCGTTTGGCTTTACGTTCCATGATCTTGGCAATTTCGGGTATTTCCAGTATTTCAGGCCCCTTGCTCAGTGTGATATCAACACCTCGCCTTTCGGCGGTATTAACATTTTCGCCAGCCTTCGGAGATTGAGAGATCACATAATTGTCTTTAATCTCTGTGTCATATTGCCGTCCGACAACCTGGCCGCGAAGTCCTACATCATAGAGCTCCTGACGAGCTTCTTTCCACGGAAGATTATGTAAGTCGGGCATAACAACCAGTCCTTTATCCACGCGAACTATTTTGGGCATAATCGCTCTGTCGAC from Chitinivibrionales bacterium includes the following:
- a CDS encoding methionyl-tRNA formyltransferase, whose product is MKIIFLGSADFGIPALEKLRDSGHDIAGIVTTPPRPKGRGLSLMKSPVERYAEEHGISPVFTPEDLKGDELAENLSRLQAELFIVVAFRILPKKIFSIPPLGTINIHASLLPRYRGAAPIQRAIQAGETETGVTVFRIDVGIDTGNILMQKGTPIDATETTPQLYKRLQHLGASALIESVEQLEKGTVHYRKQDPAKVSPAPKLKKEEGRIDWNRPAHEIFNMIRAFKPFPGVYTSFNNKKINIEWALPSSTTTAFPPGIICAISQDGFAVQCKESSLNILELKPEGKKRMSAHAFLQGRTLTTGQKFQ
- a CDS encoding tetratricopeptide repeat protein, with protein sequence MSRRIILFLIFSFLLTTFNSCSYRHKFPVVRPVRKHTHKDLARFRAESYFVKARDYDRRGLTMLAERFYEMAYELDPQSAILKDILIRKYIESSKFTKALLLLKGDRKLSRLSEKEKRILTRIYIGLGQFHRAIETLDALTVKTDKELYSLALMYENIPGGTPKAIKHYSRFLKNNPDAMATGLKIGALYLKEENYAAAESLYIELDKRFEKKPDILNGLGLVNILKGDTALAIDFFKTALIVDSTYENAARNLGQIHIGKGKYPDAIRYYEKLYNGSPIGSIYGKTLSLLYYYNEQYAESERIIRKLLEIGINDHELHFYFGLVAAAQDKNDLARMEYEKAIALQPQYDEAWRQMCYLTIKEKEWNQALSVARRFTKALPEFSASWRMLGYVYNMREEYEEAVPVLEKAISLDSSDSHGYFELGSSLERMGKIDAAAEMFKKVLQLKPQDPAASNYLGYMWAENDMKLDSAEKLLETALEKEPENGAYLDSYAWMFYKKGHYDKALKYITKALEYIDDDPVIYEHLADIHAKRNEYRKALESYRECLELNPEEVEKIQKKIEELEKKLSTNNAQR
- a CDS encoding PASTA domain-containing protein; protein product: MKKNYTISIPVVKFWTIVVPSAILLMIAGGLVMMLIVDRAIMPKIVRVDKGLVVMPDLHNLPWKEARQELYDVGLRGQVVGRQYDTEIKDNYVISQSPKAGENVNTAERRGVDITLSKGPEILEIPEIAKIMERKAKRRLREAGFTIGTVTRYYSNRIPQDHVISISPDPGTKISRELPVDISISKGPMPTHAEVPNIIGDLLSSAKEKIREAGLKVGEVEAKQSATSRPGTIISQSAAPGSTVPFEKTINLVVSTKK
- a CDS encoding PorV/PorQ family protein — encoded protein: MKKRYCCIAVVLFAGLLSAEDNIHHRSGTTAFPFLNLGYDSRAIAMGGASVAMPNNIYGFLSNPASLGFIEKHQVMGGYEPVMIGVRGNAFAYAMPVGNMGVIGVNMLLTLYGSIQEVDANKHITGNEWKPYSVAGQVAWSKTVLNDLSVGVIAKGIYDRLGSTDGEYYAADGYAFDLGFQYRLLNSRLILGSAIQNLGFVRDGYSEETDGLLLPFAAVIGISYNLKNLPRLRLALDAAQPYDDYLNIHTGAEIDVYKESFFIRGGFRFSSRDIEEKIREFVGKSEEEYLKTNWSAVNLGIGVNAPISSVDVAVDAAFQVRTHGLSPGFSLSSILSF